The Apium graveolens cultivar Ventura chromosome 6, ASM990537v1, whole genome shotgun sequence genome contains a region encoding:
- the LOC141664541 gene encoding histidine-containing phosphotransfer protein 1-like — translation MQDPDDPDPEYLKEIVDVFFRDVETRLNVDILLKEHEEVDYGKMSSPSESPPRALFITKFYVIFWLLSATFAGNIISLRTLVMTCDAFITCYHAANFERCVECLRHLKDDYYVIKRKPGTLLQLENQILAAGGTYPIIEYYREKTKRTLIPKRQRVYGD, via the exons ATGCAAGACCCAGACGATCCTGATCCTGAATATTTAAAAGAAATTGTTGACGTGTTCTTTCGAGATGTGGAAACTCGGCTAAATGTGGACATTTTACT TAAGGAACATGAGGAGGTTGATTATGGGAAAATGTCGTCTCCTTCAGAGAGTCCTCCGAGAG CATTGTTTATCACAAAGTTTTATGTAATTTTTTGGCTGCTATCTGCTACGTTTGCTGGGAACAT CATTAGTCTTCGTACCTTGGTCATGACTTGTGATGCATTCATAACCTGCTACCATGCTGCTAACTTTGAAAG GTGTGTGGAATGCCTGAGACATCTAAAAGATGACTATTATGTCATTAAAAGGAAGCCTGGGACATTGCTTCAG CTCGAGAATCAAATTCTAGCTGCTGGGGGAACATATCCAATCATTGAGTATTACCGTGAAAAAACGAAGAGGACTTTAATTCCTAAACGTCAGAGAGTTTACGGGGATTGA